In one window of Labilibaculum sp. DW002 DNA:
- a CDS encoding polyprenyl synthetase family protein, with protein sequence MHSFTELQEIIEKEIGGLEFSSPPEGLFEPMRYILGIGGKRLRPILVLLGANLYKDDLSKVCLPAIGIEVFHNFTLLHDDVMDHAPMRRSKPTVHEKWNSNVAILSGDAMSIKAYQYIGSCEDKYLRDVLTVFNQTALEVCEGQQFDMEFEDRNNVEVDEYLNMIRLKTAVLLGGSLKMGAIMGDASSKDSDLLYHFGVNLGMAFQLQDDLLDVFGDEAVFGKKIGGDILSNKKTYLLIKALELASGDLEKELKSWITTKEFDPEEKIKAVRDIYEKLNVQELSQNRIDEYFSMCLEYLDKVDVLAENKKELYTLVKRLINRAV encoded by the coding sequence ATGCATAGTTTTACCGAACTTCAGGAAATCATAGAGAAAGAGATAGGTGGATTGGAGTTTTCTTCTCCGCCAGAAGGGCTTTTTGAACCAATGAGATACATATTAGGAATTGGAGGGAAGCGACTTCGCCCAATTTTAGTATTACTTGGTGCAAATCTTTACAAAGATGATCTTTCAAAAGTTTGTCTGCCAGCCATTGGAATAGAAGTATTTCACAACTTCACACTTTTACACGATGATGTAATGGACCATGCGCCAATGCGTCGAAGTAAACCTACGGTACACGAAAAGTGGAATAGTAATGTTGCTATTCTATCAGGTGATGCCATGTCTATCAAGGCATATCAATACATCGGATCTTGCGAAGACAAATACTTACGGGATGTATTAACGGTTTTTAATCAAACTGCTTTAGAGGTTTGTGAAGGCCAGCAATTCGATATGGAATTTGAAGACCGAAACAATGTTGAGGTTGACGAATACTTAAACATGATTCGTCTGAAAACAGCAGTTCTTTTAGGTGGAAGTCTTAAAATGGGTGCAATTATGGGTGATGCAAGTTCGAAAGATAGCGATCTGTTGTATCATTTTGGTGTCAATTTAGGAATGGCTTTTCAACTTCAAGATGATTTATTGGATGTTTTTGGAGATGAGGCTGTATTTGGGAAAAAAATTGGAGGAGATATCTTATCCAATAAAAAAACTTACTTGCTAATAAAAGCTTTAGAATTGGCTTCTGGTGATCTGGAAAAAGAGTTAAAATCATGGATTACAACAAAAGAATTCGATCCAGAAGAGAAAATTAAGGCCGTTAGAGACATTTATGAAAAACTAAATGTACAAGAGCTATCTCAAAATAGGATAGACGAATATTTTTCTATGTGTCTGGAATACTTAGATAAAGTAGATGTTTTGGCTGAAAATAAAAAAGAACTTTATACCTTAGTAAAGCGCTTAATAAATCGTGCCGTTTAA
- a CDS encoding efflux RND transporter permease subunit: MWNRIAGVILRNRILLLVLVGLMTIFMGYKAQFVEMSYHNAALLPSDDIASIDYEEFHNTFGQEGNVMFFGVQDSNFYELDKFNDWIALGNDLKKLDGIDAVVSIAHTYNITKNKADKKFEFETIFPKKLKSQQELDSLAKVAESLPFYHGSLINQDSHTFLMGVTVNARIINSKAREPMVAKVREITDHFTAKHKLKMHYSGLPYIRVVVAQMIKKEMNMFILLSLLVTAIILFMFFRSFKVVFFCMLVVGLSVIWAVGSMVLFEYKITLLTAMLPPLLVVIGIPNSVFLINKYHGEYILHRNKIKALQRVVSKIGNATFLTNLTTASGFATFIITSSQILKEFGVVAALNIMVVFFLSLILIPIIFSFINPPDNKATQHLENKLTVWFVGRLEKIVLNHRAIVYAVAITLLVLGGFGISKIKSTGYMVDDLPHHNVIYQDLKFFERNLDGIMPLEVVVETKKKGGALKLSTLRRIEKLNDSLMQYPDISASLSLVEGAKFAHQAYYNGKEKYYKMPSSNTRNVILSYLAKADTGEDSKVFETFVDSTQSITRMSFRMKDIGTTRMEEMEKKILAHVDHIFPKDKYTVHVTGSSIIFFKGNKYLIKNLFLSLALAIFLIASFMAWMFSSKRMVVVALIPNLVPLIITAALMGYFGIPIKASTILVFSIAFGISVDDTIHYLAKYRQELKLTNWSIRSSVILALRETGQSMMYTSIILFFGFGIFALSDFGGTVSLGVLVSVTLLSAMLSNLVLLPSLLLTLEKLITNRSFKEPLLQIFDEEEDIELDDLRIAPITNKEEKESLMN, translated from the coding sequence ATGTGGAATAGAATTGCGGGAGTTATTCTCAGGAATAGAATATTATTATTAGTACTAGTTGGATTGATGACCATTTTTATGGGCTATAAGGCTCAGTTTGTAGAAATGTCATACCATAATGCCGCTTTACTTCCATCTGACGACATTGCATCTATTGATTATGAAGAATTCCATAACACTTTCGGGCAGGAAGGTAATGTTATGTTCTTTGGTGTACAGGACAGTAATTTTTATGAGCTTGATAAATTTAACGATTGGATTGCACTAGGGAATGATCTAAAAAAACTAGATGGTATTGATGCTGTAGTTTCTATTGCACACACATACAATATCACCAAAAATAAGGCTGATAAAAAGTTCGAATTTGAAACTATTTTTCCGAAGAAATTAAAGTCACAACAAGAGCTAGATAGTTTAGCTAAAGTTGCTGAATCCTTACCATTTTATCACGGAAGTTTAATTAATCAAGACAGTCATACCTTTTTAATGGGGGTAACTGTTAACGCCAGAATTATTAATTCGAAGGCGCGTGAACCAATGGTTGCTAAAGTTCGAGAAATTACCGACCATTTTACTGCAAAGCATAAACTTAAAATGCACTATTCTGGCTTGCCTTACATTCGGGTTGTAGTTGCACAAATGATTAAGAAAGAGATGAATATGTTTATTCTTTTATCTCTTTTAGTTACAGCCATCATTCTTTTCATGTTCTTCCGCTCGTTTAAAGTGGTATTCTTCTGCATGTTGGTTGTTGGTTTAAGTGTTATATGGGCAGTAGGTTCCATGGTTCTTTTTGAATACAAAATTACTTTGTTGACGGCAATGCTTCCACCTCTTTTGGTCGTGATTGGTATTCCCAACTCGGTATTTCTTATCAACAAATACCATGGCGAGTACATTCTTCATCGGAATAAGATTAAAGCTCTACAGCGTGTCGTTTCAAAAATTGGGAATGCAACATTTCTAACAAACTTAACTACAGCCTCAGGTTTTGCAACCTTTATTATCACATCAAGTCAAATTCTAAAAGAATTTGGAGTTGTTGCAGCTTTAAATATTATGGTGGTTTTCTTTTTATCTCTGATATTGATTCCTATCATTTTCAGTTTTATTAATCCTCCTGACAATAAAGCAACTCAGCATCTCGAAAATAAGCTTACGGTTTGGTTTGTAGGACGATTAGAAAAAATTGTTCTGAATCACAGAGCTATTGTATATGCAGTTGCCATTACCTTATTGGTTTTAGGTGGATTTGGAATCAGTAAAATAAAGAGTACCGGATATATGGTTGACGACTTACCACACCATAATGTCATCTATCAAGATTTAAAATTCTTTGAGAGAAATCTGGATGGAATTATGCCTCTTGAGGTTGTCGTTGAAACCAAGAAAAAAGGAGGAGCTCTTAAATTATCTACTTTAAGACGTATTGAGAAGCTAAACGATTCTCTAATGCAATACCCAGATATTTCAGCTTCTTTATCATTGGTTGAGGGTGCAAAGTTTGCTCATCAGGCCTATTATAATGGAAAAGAGAAGTATTATAAAATGCCTAGTAGCAATACACGCAATGTAATTTTATCTTATTTAGCTAAAGCTGATACAGGAGAAGATTCTAAAGTGTTCGAGACTTTTGTTGATTCTACACAGTCCATTACTCGAATGAGTTTCCGAATGAAAGATATTGGAACGACCCGAATGGAAGAAATGGAAAAGAAAATCCTTGCTCACGTAGATCATATTTTTCCAAAAGATAAGTATACGGTTCATGTAACAGGTTCTAGTATCATCTTTTTTAAAGGAAATAAGTATCTGATAAAGAATTTATTTTTGAGTCTTGCTTTGGCAATTTTCTTAATTGCTTCCTTCATGGCTTGGATGTTCTCATCAAAAAGAATGGTTGTTGTAGCTCTTATACCCAACTTAGTACCTTTGATAATAACTGCTGCTTTAATGGGTTACTTCGGTATTCCTATAAAAGCATCAACCATATTGGTTTTTAGTATTGCCTTTGGTATTTCAGTAGATGATACAATTCATTATCTAGCCAAATACCGTCAGGAATTAAAACTGACGAACTGGAGTATTCGCTCTTCTGTTATTTTAGCTCTTCGCGAAACCGGGCAAAGCATGATGTATACATCTATCATTCTATTCTTCGGGTTTGGAATATTTGCTTTATCTGATTTTGGTGGTACTGTATCCTTAGGTGTTTTGGTTTCAGTCACACTTTTATCTGCAATGTTATCGAACTTGGTTTTACTACCATCCTTGCTATTAACTTTAGAAAAGTTGATTACGAATCGTTCATTCAAGGAACCATTGCTGCAAATCTTCGATGAGGAAGAAGATATTGAGTTGGATGATCTTAGAATTGCTCCGATAACAAACAAAGAAGAAAAAGAAAGCTTAATGAATTGA
- a CDS encoding Na/Pi cotransporter family protein — protein sequence MNYGLGDFLTLIGSLGLFLYGMKLMSEALQKVAGEKMRSILSAMTSNRVKGVMTGVLITALIQSSSATTVMVVSFVNAGLLSLVESVGVIMGANIGTTITAWLISLLGFKVSMSAISLPLIGLSLPLLFSGNRSRKNWGELVIGFALLFIGLQFLKESMPDIKNNPAILNFLTAYTDLGFGSYLLFAGIGTVLTVLIQSSSATMALTLVMCNSGWISFEMAAAMVLGENIGTTITANLAAMVANTSAKRAARAHLIFNTVGVLWMLMVLPYFLESVAWVSQNFFGQGNAFTDAAAVPVTLSLFHTGFNILNVVIMIWFANLIVKVVTKLVPVKEDAEEEFKLQHIKTGTLSTPEASLFLAKQEISTYVKSTKKMFSYTKQAFNETNDKTFNKLFDKISTREDESDDMEVEIANFLTSVSETRLSTENSERVRAYFKMVSDIESVGDSTLNLAKAMKRKREQKAWFPQELRDNINKMFEHVDEALDMMHENTKMEFSEVRIKKAWEIEREINDYRTALKTEHLANVEENKYKYQAGIIYNDMFSECEKIGDYCINVSEAINEIKE from the coding sequence ATGAATTACGGTTTAGGTGATTTCCTGACACTCATCGGATCCTTAGGGTTATTTCTTTATGGGATGAAATTAATGAGTGAGGCTTTACAAAAGGTAGCCGGAGAGAAAATGAGATCGATTCTGTCGGCAATGACATCAAATCGTGTGAAGGGTGTTATGACTGGTGTGTTAATTACAGCATTAATTCAGTCATCATCGGCAACTACAGTAATGGTAGTTAGTTTTGTAAATGCAGGCTTACTATCCTTAGTAGAGTCGGTTGGTGTAATTATGGGTGCGAATATTGGTACCACTATTACAGCTTGGCTAATTTCCTTATTAGGATTTAAAGTTAGTATGAGCGCCATCTCTTTACCATTAATAGGTTTGAGTTTACCTTTATTATTCTCTGGAAATCGTTCGAGAAAGAACTGGGGAGAGTTGGTAATCGGTTTTGCCTTATTATTCATAGGTCTTCAGTTTCTGAAGGAATCGATGCCGGACATCAAAAATAACCCGGCAATATTAAATTTTCTGACTGCTTATACTGATTTAGGTTTTGGGTCGTACTTATTATTTGCAGGTATTGGTACCGTGCTTACCGTTTTAATTCAATCCTCATCGGCTACAATGGCACTTACTTTGGTTATGTGTAACAGTGGATGGATCAGTTTTGAGATGGCAGCAGCCATGGTACTTGGTGAAAATATTGGTACAACAATTACAGCTAACCTTGCTGCAATGGTAGCTAATACATCTGCCAAAAGAGCTGCTCGTGCTCACTTGATATTTAATACCGTAGGTGTTCTTTGGATGTTGATGGTTCTACCTTATTTCCTTGAAAGTGTAGCTTGGGTTAGTCAAAATTTCTTTGGACAAGGCAATGCATTTACCGATGCTGCAGCTGTACCCGTAACTTTATCCTTATTCCATACAGGATTCAACATTCTTAATGTTGTGATTATGATTTGGTTTGCTAATCTTATTGTGAAAGTAGTAACCAAATTAGTTCCAGTAAAAGAAGATGCGGAAGAAGAATTTAAACTTCAGCACATTAAAACGGGTACACTTTCTACTCCTGAGGCTTCTTTATTCTTGGCAAAACAAGAAATTAGCACCTATGTAAAGAGTACGAAAAAAATGTTTAGCTATACCAAGCAAGCATTTAACGAAACCAACGATAAAACTTTTAATAAGTTATTCGATAAAATTTCAACACGAGAAGATGAAAGTGATGATATGGAAGTGGAAATTGCTAATTTCCTTACCTCTGTTTCTGAAACTCGTTTGAGTACTGAAAACTCGGAACGTGTGCGTGCTTATTTTAAAATGGTAAGTGACATTGAAAGTGTTGGTGATTCGACCTTAAATCTTGCGAAAGCAATGAAGAGAAAGCGTGAGCAAAAAGCTTGGTTCCCTCAAGAATTAAGAGACAATATCAACAAGATGTTTGAGCATGTAGATGAAGCTCTTGACATGATGCACGAGAATACTAAAATGGAATTTTCGGAAGTTCGCATTAAGAAAGCTTGGGAAATTGAGCGTGAAATCAACGATTACAGAACGGCTCTTAAAACGGAGCATTTAGCAAATGTTGAGGAAAACAAATACAAGTATCAAGCTGGTATTATTTACAACGATATGTTCTCTGAGTGTGAAAAAATCGGTGATTACTGTATCAATGTAAGTGAAGCAATCAACGAGATTAAGGAATAA
- a CDS encoding C-GCAxxG-C-C family protein, with protein sequence MEEIKEKAIHSFYNGMNCAQSLLTAYSDYLEFDPKMALSVSAGFGGGMGKMQETCGAVTGSFMVLGIYNSKKYADNVDARNATNEMIERFSLYFKSLHGSLDCKTILNCDFKTREGEREFQDKDMKKNICSKCISDSVKLIELITKE encoded by the coding sequence ATGGAAGAAATTAAAGAAAAAGCCATCCATTCGTTTTACAATGGGATGAATTGTGCCCAGTCTTTACTGACTGCTTATTCTGATTATTTGGAATTTGATCCAAAAATGGCATTATCCGTATCTGCGGGTTTTGGTGGAGGAATGGGAAAAATGCAAGAGACGTGTGGCGCAGTTACAGGATCTTTTATGGTATTGGGTATTTACAATTCTAAGAAATATGCGGATAATGTTGATGCTAGAAATGCCACGAATGAAATGATTGAAAGGTTTAGCCTTTACTTCAAATCTTTGCATGGTTCACTCGACTGCAAGACAATTTTGAATTGTGATTTTAAAACACGAGAAGGAGAGAGGGAATTTCAGGATAAGGATATGAAAAAGAACATCTGTTCCAAGTGTATTTCCGATTCGGTTAAATTAATTGAATTGATAACAAAAGAGTAA
- a CDS encoding glycoside hydrolase family 3 C-terminal domain-containing protein: MKKIYLLLLATLVFFGCTKKDNLPGYKNSSLKIEKRVDDLLSRMTVEEKFWQLFMLAGDLSEGKEKYKNGIFGFQVHTKTSSGTGRTQILDYSGGGTVIETAKRANDIQKYFMEETRLGIPIILFDEALHGLVRKDATAFPQAIGLAATWNTNLMDSISLAIAKEVKARGIRQILSPVINISRDARWGRVEETYGEDPFLTTKMAVSYISTFEEMGIITTPKHFVANVGDGGRDSYPIHFNERLLEEIYFPAFKASFQEANAWSVMTAYNSIDGEPAAANNWLLNKKLKQDWGFDGFVISDACSLPLFNPLHATAKDNAEAGAQSIENGLDVIFEVAYEAYPSFYEAFEKGMVDEKAVDEAVRRVLHAKFKLGLFENPYVEIPNQKDRFKKHRNLAKEAALESIVLLKNNEQTLPLNKNIKSIAVIGPDANEARLGGYSGPGNNPVSVLQGIKNKLGENVKVSYAKGSERTTQEFLTIPAEQFFHINNGKKEAGLKAEYFNNISLEGTPELSRVDKNIHFGWTLYSPDKNIINYDYYSARWTGKLQAPQTGKFDIGIDGDDGYRVYINNELVIDNWRKQTVQQITTPYYFEKDKTYDLKVEFFETTGNVVFKMVWNAGVENNWQNKIAKAASMAKSSDVAVVCVGIEEGEFRDRAYLSLLGHQEELIKAVAKTGTPVVVVLTGGSAITMQNWINDVPAIVDMWYGGDEGGNAVADILFGDYNPAGRLPITFPVHESQLPLYYNHKPTGRGDNYVNLTGKPLFPFGYGLSYTNFKYSDIKIDKNTINNTESTTLRLTVMNTGKYDGDEVVQFYIKDVMSSVSQPVLALKGFQRLHLKKGESKEVSFEVTPKLLQLLNKEMKWVVEPGDFRLMVGASSNDIRLKTILTVE, from the coding sequence ATGAAAAAAATTTACCTGTTGCTGTTAGCAACTCTAGTATTTTTTGGATGTACGAAGAAAGATAATCTACCAGGATATAAAAATTCAAGCCTAAAAATTGAAAAGCGGGTTGATGATTTATTGTCAAGAATGACAGTTGAAGAAAAATTTTGGCAGTTGTTTATGCTTGCTGGAGATTTGAGTGAAGGAAAAGAAAAATACAAGAATGGTATTTTTGGATTTCAAGTTCATACAAAAACTTCTTCGGGAACTGGAAGAACCCAGATCTTAGATTATTCTGGTGGCGGAACTGTAATAGAAACGGCAAAACGTGCGAATGATATTCAGAAATATTTCATGGAAGAAACTCGCTTGGGAATTCCGATTATTCTTTTTGATGAGGCACTTCATGGATTGGTACGAAAAGATGCAACCGCATTTCCACAAGCTATTGGATTAGCTGCTACATGGAATACTAATTTAATGGATAGTATTTCTTTAGCTATTGCCAAAGAAGTTAAGGCAAGAGGTATTCGTCAAATTCTTTCACCAGTTATTAATATTTCTAGAGATGCAAGATGGGGACGTGTGGAAGAGACTTACGGAGAAGACCCTTTTTTAACAACCAAGATGGCTGTTTCTTACATTTCTACTTTCGAAGAAATGGGCATTATTACTACCCCAAAACACTTTGTAGCGAATGTTGGAGATGGAGGAAGAGATTCTTATCCAATTCATTTTAACGAACGTTTATTAGAGGAAATTTATTTCCCCGCCTTCAAAGCAAGTTTTCAGGAAGCTAATGCATGGTCGGTTATGACAGCTTACAATTCTATTGACGGCGAACCGGCAGCTGCCAACAATTGGTTATTGAATAAAAAGCTAAAGCAAGACTGGGGTTTTGATGGTTTTGTTATTTCCGATGCGTGCTCATTACCTCTTTTTAATCCACTTCATGCAACAGCTAAAGATAATGCTGAAGCCGGAGCACAATCGATAGAAAATGGATTGGATGTTATTTTTGAAGTAGCATACGAAGCTTATCCTTCCTTTTATGAAGCTTTCGAAAAAGGGATGGTTGATGAAAAAGCTGTAGATGAGGCTGTAAGACGTGTGTTACATGCAAAATTTAAATTAGGTTTGTTTGAAAACCCTTATGTAGAAATACCAAATCAGAAAGATCGATTTAAAAAGCACAGAAACCTAGCTAAAGAAGCGGCTTTAGAATCTATTGTTTTACTAAAAAATAATGAGCAAACACTTCCTTTAAATAAAAATATAAAATCGATAGCTGTTATTGGTCCGGATGCTAACGAGGCTAGACTTGGTGGTTATTCAGGTCCAGGAAATAATCCTGTAAGTGTTTTACAAGGAATTAAAAACAAACTAGGGGAAAATGTTAAAGTATCTTATGCCAAAGGATCAGAACGTACTACTCAGGAATTTTTAACAATACCTGCTGAACAGTTTTTTCATATTAATAATGGTAAAAAAGAAGCTGGTTTAAAAGCCGAATATTTCAATAATATTAGCTTGGAGGGTACACCAGAATTATCAAGAGTAGATAAAAATATACACTTTGGTTGGACATTATATTCGCCAGATAAAAATATAATTAATTACGACTACTATTCGGCTCGATGGACTGGAAAGTTACAAGCACCTCAAACTGGAAAGTTTGATATTGGAATTGATGGTGATGATGGCTACCGAGTATATATTAACAACGAATTGGTAATTGACAATTGGAGAAAACAAACAGTACAGCAAATAACTACACCTTATTACTTCGAGAAAGACAAAACTTATGATCTTAAAGTTGAGTTTTTTGAGACTACTGGAAATGTAGTGTTTAAAATGGTGTGGAATGCAGGAGTCGAAAATAACTGGCAGAATAAAATTGCAAAGGCTGCTTCTATGGCAAAATCATCAGATGTAGCTGTTGTATGTGTTGGAATTGAAGAAGGTGAATTTAGAGACAGAGCATATCTTTCTTTACTAGGTCATCAGGAAGAATTAATAAAAGCTGTGGCAAAAACAGGAACACCGGTTGTTGTTGTTCTAACAGGTGGTAGCGCAATTACCATGCAAAATTGGATTAACGATGTACCAGCTATTGTAGATATGTGGTACGGAGGTGATGAAGGTGGTAATGCTGTTGCAGACATTCTATTTGGCGATTACAATCCAGCAGGAAGATTGCCTATAACCTTTCCAGTTCATGAATCACAGTTGCCTTTATATTACAATCACAAACCGACTGGTAGAGGTGACAATTATGTAAACTTAACAGGAAAACCATTGTTCCCATTTGGTTATGGATTGAGTTATACAAATTTTAAATACAGTGATATAAAGATTGATAAAAACACAATCAATAATACTGAGAGCACAACATTACGTTTAACTGTTATGAATACAGGAAAATACGATGGAGATGAGGTAGTACAATTTTACATTAAAGATGTTATGTCATCAGTTTCACAACCAGTACTAGCGCTAAAAGGCTTTCAAAGACTTCACCTTAAAAAGGGAGAAAGCAAAGAGGTATCATTTGAAGTTACTCCTAAACTTTTGCAATTGCTTAATAAAGAAATGAAATGGGTGGTAGAGCCTGGAGATTTCAGATTAATGGTAGGTGCTTCGTCAAATGATATTAGGTTGAAAACGATTTTAACTGTTGAATAA